From the genome of Miscanthus floridulus cultivar M001 chromosome 10, ASM1932011v1, whole genome shotgun sequence, one region includes:
- the LOC136489203 gene encoding protein FAR1-RELATED SEQUENCE 5-like, with protein MLKKYRNELKKLYKLHEGLKIKLLTVINHPLMHIEFEAAWNELVDEYGIREDETIKGLWDSRKLWVAAYFKPLYCGRMTSTQRSESVNRMLKSRHFTGHMTCMSKFARKKLEFIQHTNHTAAGETHWSQVISVYTRAVYKKYRDTYIYSTAFRIDPDADKADSFLVTHTNQSWKYSWFQHSFKVEANVEEGRYTCECKTWEHTGLFCAHLIKAFTYQQIENIPSKYIMKRYTRDARMMVTWDRHDIADMGTDCEDERYATRKLVDLAMMAVRALRKTSFGVERGSNDLQAFVEWGESVAVGTGPSQMGNLRNEENVSDGIRGPEVPTVNEVVANDTEEEPHSPAIGKDTLISECAPKGASTKGWKRKGKQIVRVETSNKKATGVRNCGHCGLKGHYSTSCELNPDNEWKKSGSSGSLRGKMGKKRGRPPTKRQLEEEFDDVA; from the exons ATGCTGAAGAAGTATAGAAATGAGCTTAAGAAATTGTATAAGTTGCATGAGGGTCTGAAGATAAAGTTGCTAACAGTAATCAATCACCCACTTATGCATATCGAGTTCGAGGCAgcatggaatgagctggtagatgAGTATGGCATACGGGAAGATGAAACTATCAAGGGTCTTTGGGATAGTAGGAAGTTGTGGGTTGCAGCTTACTTCAAACCCTTGTATTGTGGAAGGATGACGTCTACACAAAGGAGTGAAAGCGTGAATAGGATGCTCAAGAGCAGGCATTTCACAGGCCACATGACATGCATGAGCAAATTTGCCCGCAAGAAGCTTGAGTTCATTCAACACACAAATCACACGGCGGCAGGAGAAACCCATTGGTCACAGGTAATATC GGTGTACACACGGGCTGTCTACAAAAAGTATAGAGATACTTATATATATAGTACTGCATTCCGTATTGACCCAGATGCAGACAAGGCTGATAGTTTCCTAGTGACACACACAAATCAGTCGTGGAAATATTCATGGTTTCAACATTCTTTCAAAGTGGAGGCTAATGTGGAAGAAGGTAGATACACATGCGAGTGCAAGACATGGGAGCATACAG GCTTGTTCTGCGCCCATCTTATTAAAGCTTTCACCTACCAGCAAATTGAAAATATACCTTCGAAATACATAATGAAGAGATACACCAGAGATGCGAGGATGATGGTAACTTGGGACAGGCATGACATAGCTGATATGGGAACAGATTGTGAAGACGAGAGGTACGCAACAAGAAAGTTGGTAGATTTAGCAATGATGGCCGTAAGGGCGCTCCGCAAAACAAGTTTTGGGGTTGAGAGAGGAAGCAACGATCTGCAAGCATTTGTTGAGTGGGGTGAATCAGTTGCGGTAGGTACTGGACCATCGCAGATGGGGAATCTTAGAAACGAAGAAAATGTGTCAGATGGAATAAGAGGACCTGAAGTTCCTACGGTCAATGAAGTAGTGGCAAATGATACTGAAGAGGAACCTCATTCTCCTGCAATTGGAAAAGACACGCTAATTTCGGAATGTGCGCCGAAGGGTGCTAGTACAAAGGGGTGGAAGCGCAAAGGGAAACAGATAGTCCGAGTTGAGACTTCTAACAAGAAAGCAACGGGGGTACGGAATTGTGGCCATTGTGGATTGAAAGGTCATTATAGTACAAGTTGTGAATTAAACCCAGACAATGAATGGAAGAAAAGTGGTTCCAGTGGGAGTTTGCGTGGCAAGATGGGGAAGAAGAGGGGGAGACCACCCACAAAAAGGCAACTAGAGGAGGAGTTTGATGATGTTGCATGA